In the Hordeum vulgare subsp. vulgare chromosome 7H, MorexV3_pseudomolecules_assembly, whole genome shotgun sequence genome, one interval contains:
- the LOC123413124 gene encoding uncharacterized protein LOC123413124: MASEEVEQSSREEPSPPRTPTSSWPSQPLLLDPAYARSKSVIHDELRSFRVFLQWCALDHSSPAARAASYAAFLALALAVPAAVSASLRADSSLSPASASAVTFNRVATLTASGLAAISFVTLAVFFRRCGGLRQLLFLDGGLRDDTAFVRRRYERELDRAFRLLAALLVPALCVEAAHKAVFFFSTVRVEPALPLPLPHVPWRAVALVATVASWVYRTGVFLLVCVLFRLTCELQILRFEGIYHMFDAEACAAADEIFAEHRRIRTQLLATSHRYRVFIICCLVTITVSQLGALLVALSSKDGKSFANSGDLLVGSSVQLSGFFMCLFGAARITHRAQRIVSIASQWHMRMVSAALHHGKPGVSTPASDIDAVALTAPLLPVPGAGCDYKSRQALVTYLWHNSGGITLFGFTLDRGLLHTIFAFEMTLVLWILSKAVVLS, encoded by the exons ATGGCGTCGGAGGAGGTGGAGCAGAGCTCGCGGGAGGAGCCGTCCCCGCCGCGCACGCCGACGTCCTCCTGGCCGTCGCAGCCGCTGCTCCTGGACCCGGCCTACGCGCGGAGCAAGTCGGTGATCCACGACGAGCTGCGCAGCTTCCGCGTCTTCCTGCAGTGGTGCGCGCTCGATCACTCCTCCCCCGCCGCCCGTGCCGCCTCGTACGCGGCCTTCCTCGCGCTGGCGCTCGCCGTGCCCGCCGCCGTCTCGGCCTCCCTCCGCGCCGACTCCTCGCTGTCCCCGGCCTCCGCGTCCGCGGTCACGTTCAACCGCGTGGCCACGCTCACGGCGTCTGGGCTCGCCGCCATCTCCTTCGTCACGCTCGCCGTCTTCTTCCGCCGCTGCGGTGGCCTCCGGCAGCTGCTGTTCCTGGACGGGGGGCTCCGCGACGACACCGCGTTCGTCCGCCGCCGCTACGAGCGGGAGCTAGACCGCGCGTTCCGCCTCCTGGCCGCGCTGCTCGTCCCGGCCCTCTGCGTGGAGGCCGCGCACAaggccgtcttcttcttctccaccgtGCGCGTGGAGCCGGcgctcccgctcccgctcccGCACGTGCCGTGGCGCGCGGTGGCGCTGGTGGccacggtggcgtcgtgggtgtacCGCACGGGGGTGTTCCTGCTGGTGTGCGTGCTGTTCCGCCTCACCTGCGAGCTCCAGATCCTGCGCTTCGAGGGGATCTACCACATGTTCGACGCGGAGGCGTGCGCCGCCGCCGACGAGATCTTTGCGGAGCACCGGCGCATCCGGACGCAGCTGCTGGCCACCAGCCACCGGTACAGGGTGTTCATCATCTGCTGCCTCGTCACCATCACCGTCAGTCAGCTCGGCGCCCTGCTCGTCGCCCTCTCCTCCAAGGACGGCAAGAGCTTCGCCAACTCCGGCGACCTCCTG GTTGGTTCGTCGGTGCAGCTGAGCGGGTTCTTCATGTGCCTGTTCGGCGCGGCCAGGATCACGCACCGAGCCCAACGGATCGTGTCCATCGCCAGCCAGTGGCACATGCGCATGGTCTCCGCCGCCCTGCACCACGGCAAACCGGGCGTCAGCACGCCTGCGAGCGACATCGACGCGGTCGCTCTGACGGCGCCGTTGCTCCCAGTCCCCGGAGCAGGATGCGACTACAAAAGCAGACAAGCTCTTG TGACGTATCTGTGGCACAACAGCGGCGGGATCACCTTGTTCGGCTTCACGCTCGACAGGGGGCTCCTCCATACCATCTTCGCCTTCGAGATGACCCTCGTGCTCTGGATCCTCAGCAAAGCCGTAGTTCTCTCCTAG
- the LOC123413123 gene encoding pollen receptor-like kinase 2, with translation MAGAPPLPARLLSIAVCLLLLPDAAHAARQLADTSPSPDDAADALLKFKDGITDDAGVLRNWAPGTRPCAGAVSSWTGVICHKGEVTGLQLENMALSGTIDLRTLKGLPGLRSVSFMDNQFAGPMPDVKALPGLRAIFFSGNKFSGEIPADAFDGMGALKKVTLSNNNFSGPIPASLAAVPRLLDLLLNDNKFQGKIPDLPQKELQVVNVANNELEGEIPASLKSMGAAMFAGNKKLCGGLLDQKCTVPPTFLPPAPAKTETPPSSPPPAPAKTEPPPSSDKGGAQPSPAADKTTGPPADKATQDSAPEEAAQRSMSYGVLVALLGVLALLGFALLALRRRRREYNTENFGPSISKKQSMRKINAEPTKGDSAGAPATAAAAAAGGDGSSRGGGAATRKAGEQGRLTFVREDRGRLFELQDLLKATAEVLGGNGGSNLGLCYRATLTGGQSIVVKRFKEMNRVGREEFEEHMRRLGRLAHPNLLPLVAYYYRKEEKLLMHDYVQNKSLAHLLHGEGRGVKRAVVHWTTRLKIIKGVARALSYMYDELPMLTVPHGHLKSSNILLDERFEPLLTDYALVPVMNQSHAAQLMVAFKSPERKQFGKSSKKSDVWCLGLLILEIVTGRPPSYDLKASAAPEQEKQNPNDLAVVVASTPEEEWLRAVVDPDLRFEDAAEKEEAVKLIKIGLACCEGNVDSRSELKDAVEAIEELKGKERGDREDNSFYSSISDGAERDEDFTNVAIH, from the exons ATGGCCGGAGCGCCACCCCTCCCCGCGCGCCTCTTGTCCatcgccgtctgcctcctcctgctCCCCGACGCCGCCCACGCCGCGCGCCAGCTAGCTGACACCTCCCCTTCGCCCGACGACGCCGCCGACGCGCTCCTCAAGTTCAAGGACGGCATTACGGACGACGCCGGGGTGCTGCGCAACTGGGCGCCGGGCACACGCCCCTGCGCCGGCGCCGTCTCCAGTTGGACGGGCGTCATATGCCACAAGGGCGAAGTGACGGGCCTGCAGCTGGAGAACATGGCCTTGTCCGGCACGATCGACCTGCGCACGCTCAAGGGCCTCCCCGGCCTCCGCTCGGTTAGCTTCATGGACAATCAGTTTGCCGGCCCGATGCCCGACGTGAAGGCGCTCCCCGGGCTTCGCGCCATCTTCTTCTCCGGGAACAAGTTCTCCGGCGAGATCCCTGCCGACGCGTTCGACGGGATGGGCGCGCTCAAGAAGGTGACCCTGTCCAACAACAACTTCTCCGGCCCGATCCCGGCCTCGCTCGCCGCCGTGCCCAGGCTCCTCGACCTGCTGCTCAATGATAACAAGTTCCAGGGCAAAATCCCTGACCTCCCGCAGAAGGAATTACAGGTCGTCAATGTCGCCAACAATGAGCTGGAGGGGGAGATTCCGGCGAGCCTCAAATCCATGGGTGCCGCCATGTTTGCTG GCAATAAGAAGCTTTGCGGTGGATTACTTGACCAGAAATGCACGGTCCCGCCGACGTTTCTGCCTCCGGCACCCGCTAAAACGGAAACGCCTCCGTCGTCTCCGCCGCCAGCGCCTGCTAAAACGGAACCGCCTCCGTCGTCTGACAAAGGCGGAGCCCAGCCGTCGCCGGCGGCTGACAAAACGACGGGCCCGCCGGCAGACAAGGCCACACAAGATTCTGCCCCTGAGGAGGCCGCCCAGCGCTCAATGTCCTACGGCGTCCTGGTGGCACTCCTCGGCGTGCTGGCTCTCTTGGGCTTCGCGCTCTTGGCGCTTCGGAGGCGGCGGCGAGAGTACAACACGGAGAACTTCGGGCCGTCCATATCGAAGAAGCAATCGATGAGGAAGATCAACGCAGAGCCAACGAAGGGCGACTCGGCAGGcgcccctgccaccgccgccgcagCGGCAGCCGGAGGCGACGGCAGCAGCCGCGGGGGCGGCGCGGCGACCCGTAAGGCGGGAGAGCAGGGGCGGCTGACGTTCGTGCGCGAGGATCGGGGCAGGCTGTTCGAGCTGCAGGACCTGCTCAAGGCGACGGCGGAGGTGCTGGGCGGCAACGGCGGCTCCAACCTCGGGCTGTGCTACCGGGCGACCCTGACCGGCGGACAGTCCATCGTGGTGAAGCGGTTCAAGGAGATGAACCGGGTGGGCAGGGAGGAGTTCGAGGAGCACATGCGGCGGCTGGGGCGGCTCGCCCACCCCAATCTCCTCCCGCTCGTCGCCTACTACTACCGCAAGGAGGAGAAGCTCCTGATGCACGACTACGTCCAGAACAAGAGCCTCGCCCACCTCCTCCACGGCGAGGGGCGCGGGGTGAAGAGGGCGGTGGTGCACTGGACGACGCGGCTCAAGATCATCAAGGGCGTGGCGAGGGCGCTGAGCTACATGTACGACGAGCTGCCGATGCTGACGGTGCCGCACGGCCACCTCAAGTCCTCCAACATCCTGCTGGACGAGCGCTTCGAGCCGCTGCTCACCGACTACGCGCTGGTGCCGGTGATGAACCAGTCGCACGCCGCGCAGCTCATGGTGGCCTTCAAGTCGCCCGAGCGGAAGCAGTTCGGCAAGTCGTCCAAGAAGAGCGACGTCTGGTGCCTCGGCCTCCTCATCCTCGAGATCGTCACGGGGCGGCCGCCGTCCTACGACCTCAAGGCGTCGGCGGCGCCGGAGCAGGAGAAGCAGAACCCAAACGACCTCGCCGTTGTCGTTGCGTCGACGCCGGAAGAGGAGTGGCTACGGGCGGTGGTGGACCCGGACCTCAGGTTCGAGGAcgcggcggagaaggaggaggcggtgAAGCTGATCAAGATCGGCTTGGCGTGCTGCGAGGGCAACGTGGACAGCCGGTCGGAGCTCAAGGACGCCGTGGAGGCGATCGAGGAGCTCAAGGGCAAAGAACGCGGCGACAGGGAGGACAACTCCTTCTACTCGTCGATAAGCGACGGCGCCGAGCGCGACGAGGACTTCACCAACGTCGCCATCCATTGA